The genome window CGCGGCCATCTTCAAGACGATGTAGGCCTGGACGTTGTTGGCTGGAACGCCTTCGCCATGGAAGAACATGCCGCCGAGCTTGAATTGCGCCTGGGCATGGCCTTGCAGCGAGGCTTTTTCGAAGTAGTTGAGGGCTTGCTTGAGGTCGCGGGGTGCAGCCTTGCCTTCGTAGTAGAACTCGCCCAACTCGTATTGCGCTTGTGCATCGCCTGCGTCCGCCGCTTTTTGACAGGCGTCGAGTGCCGGTGCGAGATCTTGTGGCTGGGTATTGAGCGTGCAACGGCCCAGCGCCGGGATCAACAACGAGTTGCCGCCTGCCTGTGCATTCGCCAGCAGCGGCTGAAGGAGCAACAGGCAGCCCAAGGCAAGGGTGCGGCCGGTGCGGTTCATGGGAATCGACTTACCTCTGAGGGGCGCGCGGACCCTCCGGGGGATCCAATAAGCGCGCATTATGAAATAAGCGGGGCCATCCTTACAAAGTCTTTACTCGTTTTTCTGCTGCACGGGAATGCTAATAGCAGCTTCGGGCATAAATACGTAGGAAAAGGGCGGGAGGTTGTCAGCAATCACTGACGCCAGCTTCAGCTAGCGTCAGTTATCCACAGGCTTACTTCAGTGCCGCGAAGGCCCGCTCGGCTGCATCGAGGGTGATCTTCAGCTCGGTCTCGCCATGGGCGATGGAGGTGAAGCCGGCTTCGAACGCACTCGGGGCCAGGTACACGCCGCCGTCGAGCATCAGGTGGAAGAAGCGCTTGAAGCGGTCGGCATCGCTGGCCATGACGTCTTCGAAGGTGACGATGTCATCGGCGCCACTGAAATACAGGCCAAACATGCCGCCGGCCTGGGTGGTCACGAAGGGGATACCCGCCGCATCGGCGCGGATCTGCAGGCCGTCGAGCAGGCGAGTGGTGTAGTCGGTCAGTTCGGCGTGGAAGCCCGGGCGGCTGATCAGGCGCAGGGTGGTCAGGCCGGCGGCCATGGCCAACGGGTTGCCCGACAGCGTCCCGGCCTGGTAGACCGGGCCCAGCGGTGCGATGCATTCCATGATGGCGCGCTTGCCGCCGAAACAGCCGACCGGCATGCCGCCGCCGATGATCTTGCCGAAGGTGCTCAGGTCCGGCGTGACGCCGTAATGGGCCTGGGCGCCACCGAGGGCCACGCGGAAGCCGGTCATCACTTCATCGAAAATCAACACCACGCCATGCTGGTCGCACAGGCTGCGCAGGCCTTCGAGGAAACCCGGCGCCGGCGGCACGCAGTTCATGTTGCCGGCCACCGGCTCGACGATGATGCAGGCCACTTCCTGGCCGACTTCGCCGAGCATCTTCTCGACTTCTTCGAGGTCGTTGAACGGCAGGGTCAGGGTGTGTTTGGCGAACGCCGCCGGCACACCGGCCGAGCTCGGCACGCCCTGGGTCAGTGCGCCGGAACCGGCCTTGACCAGCAGGCTGTCGGAGTGGCCGTGGTAGCAGCCTTCGAACTTGATGATGCTGTCGCGCCCGGTGTAGCCCCGCGCCAGGCGGATCGCACTCATGGTCGCCTCGGTGCCGGAGCTGACCATGCGCACCATTTCCATCGATGGCACGATCGAGCAGACCAGGTCGGCCATCTCGGTCTCCATCGCGGTCGGGGCCCCGTAGGACAGGCCGTGGACCAATTGCTTGCGCACCGCATCCAGCACGTCCGGATGGCTGTGGCCGAGGATCATCGGGCCCCAGGAACCGACGTAGTCCACATAGCGCTTGTCGTCTTCGTCGGTGACGTATGCGCCTTCGGCGTGCTTGAAGAACAGCGGGGTGCCGCCGACGCTCTTGAACGCACGAACAGGCGAGTTAACGCCGCCGGGGATGTGTTTCTGGGCATTGGCAAACAGGGTTTCGGAACGGGACATGGTTGGGCTCTCGAAAACGAAAAATGGACTATTTGATCTGCAGCAGCTCGTTGAAGGCGCGGGCGCGGCGCGTCACTTCAGCGCTGCTGTCGGCGCCGAACAGGCCGTGGACCACCGCCAGCAGGTCGACCCCGTGGGCCACCAGCGGGGCGGCGTTCTCCAGAGTGATGCCGCCGATGGCGCACACCGGAATATGCAGTTTGATGCGCGCCTGTTCGAGCAGTTCAAGGTTTGCGCTGGGGGCGCCGGGCTTGGTGTTGGAGTTGAAGAAGCGCCCGAAC of Pseudomonas fluorescens contains these proteins:
- a CDS encoding tetratricopeptide repeat protein, whose protein sequence is MNRTGRTLALGCLLLLQPLLANAQAGGNSLLIPALGRCTLNTQPQDLAPALDACQKAADAGDAQAQYELGEFYYEGKAAPRDLKQALNYFEKASLQGHAQAQFKLGGMFFHGEGVPANNVQAYIVLKMAAVNGAEEALDTADEVAEQMPRDELEVATQVLGQIFRKYLMELQNADGRTPFSPLP
- the hemL gene encoding glutamate-1-semialdehyde 2,1-aminomutase; the protein is MSRSETLFANAQKHIPGGVNSPVRAFKSVGGTPLFFKHAEGAYVTDEDDKRYVDYVGSWGPMILGHSHPDVLDAVRKQLVHGLSYGAPTAMETEMADLVCSIVPSMEMVRMVSSGTEATMSAIRLARGYTGRDSIIKFEGCYHGHSDSLLVKAGSGALTQGVPSSAGVPAAFAKHTLTLPFNDLEEVEKMLGEVGQEVACIIVEPVAGNMNCVPPAPGFLEGLRSLCDQHGVVLIFDEVMTGFRVALGGAQAHYGVTPDLSTFGKIIGGGMPVGCFGGKRAIMECIAPLGPVYQAGTLSGNPLAMAAGLTTLRLISRPGFHAELTDYTTRLLDGLQIRADAAGIPFVTTQAGGMFGLYFSGADDIVTFEDVMASDADRFKRFFHLMLDGGVYLAPSAFEAGFTSIAHGETELKITLDAAERAFAALK